In a single window of the Novosphingobium sp. IK01 genome:
- the tilS gene encoding tRNA lysidine(34) synthetase TilS: MLARFADVFARDWSALNQPDTGPVALAVSGGPDSCALLALGALALPGRVIAATVDHGLRPESADEARQVATLCAARGVPHATVRLQMAAGSGVQARARAARYAALADWARAHGAGVLATAHHADDQAETMIMRLNRGAGVRGLAGMRPLGQVPGDPTLPLARPLLGWRRADLAAVAQAAGMVVVHDPSNRDSRFERVRVRQGLAEAVDWLDPEGLAASAAHLADADAALEWMAQGAMARQWQPGTDGESGLLTVPPGLPRALGLRLLERVLEALGADWAAPRGTEMARWFHTLDAGGIATLAGVRGQGQARSGDQARTWRFRKAPAHRT, from the coding sequence TTGCCGTATCGGGCGGGCCCGACAGTTGCGCGCTGCTGGCGCTGGGCGCCCTCGCGCTGCCGGGTCGGGTGATCGCCGCCACGGTCGATCATGGCCTGCGCCCCGAAAGCGCGGACGAGGCGCGGCAGGTGGCCACGCTGTGTGCTGCGCGCGGGGTGCCCCATGCCACGGTGCGCTTGCAGATGGCCGCAGGCAGCGGGGTTCAGGCGCGCGCGCGCGCGGCGCGCTATGCCGCGCTGGCCGATTGGGCGCGGGCCCATGGTGCCGGGGTTCTGGCCACGGCCCACCATGCCGACGATCAGGCCGAAACGATGATCATGCGGCTCAATCGCGGGGCAGGGGTGCGGGGCCTTGCGGGCATGCGGCCTCTGGGGCAGGTGCCCGGCGATCCGACCCTGCCGCTCGCGCGCCCGCTGCTCGGCTGGCGCCGCGCCGATCTGGCCGCCGTGGCGCAGGCGGCGGGGATGGTGGTGGTCCACGATCCGTCCAATCGCGATTCCCGGTTCGAGCGCGTGCGCGTGCGGCAGGGGCTGGCCGAGGCGGTCGACTGGCTCGACCCCGAGGGGCTGGCGGCCAGCGCGGCCCATCTGGCCGATGCCGATGCCGCGCTCGAATGGATGGCGCAAGGCGCCATGGCGCGCCAGTGGCAGCCGGGCACTGATGGCGAGAGCGGCCTGCTGACCGTGCCGCCGGGCCTGCCGCGCGCGCTTGGCCTGCGCCTGCTCGAACGGGTGCTGGAGGCGCTGGGCGCCGATTGGGCCGCTCCGCGCGGGACGGAGATGGCCCGCTGGTTCCACACCCTCGATGCGGGCGGGATCGCCACGCTGGCGGGGGTGCGCGGGCAGGGGCAGGCCCGCAGCGGGGATCAGGCCCGCACTTGGCGCTTCCGCAAGGCCCCCGCCCACCGCACCTGA
- a CDS encoding LytR/AlgR family response regulator transcription factor — MRTLIVDDEPLAIERMQILCARIPALQVVGTAADGAAALRLVEALAPDLVMLDMTMPELDGLGVARALARQTPRPAVIFVTAHDHFAVEAFDCEAVDYVLKPVAQDRLERAVERALARKTSGSDGDTGAPATTPPAPSPAPSPADMPAAPSPWIEEFWVPHRSELVRVAATDIDRIDAERDYVRLHVGQRSYLMLHTIQRLEDRLDPARFIRLHRSTIVRRDRIQGLRHDGLGVWSAELADGTMLRIGRTYLAKAKAMAGR; from the coding sequence ATGCGCACCCTGATCGTCGATGATGAACCCCTGGCCATCGAGCGCATGCAGATCCTGTGCGCGCGCATCCCGGCCCTGCAAGTGGTCGGCACCGCCGCCGATGGCGCCGCCGCGCTGCGTCTGGTCGAGGCGCTCGCCCCCGACCTCGTCATGCTCGACATGACCATGCCCGAGCTGGACGGGCTGGGCGTGGCCCGCGCGCTCGCCCGCCAGACCCCGCGCCCGGCAGTGATCTTCGTGACCGCGCACGACCATTTCGCGGTCGAGGCCTTCGATTGCGAGGCGGTCGACTATGTACTCAAGCCCGTTGCACAGGACCGGCTCGAACGCGCGGTCGAACGCGCGCTGGCCCGCAAGACCTCTGGCAGCGACGGCGACACGGGTGCCCCGGCCACGACCCCGCCTGCCCCGTCGCCCGCCCCGTCGCCCGCCGACATGCCTGCCGCCCCCTCGCCGTGGATCGAGGAATTCTGGGTGCCCCATCGCAGCGAACTGGTCCGCGTGGCTGCCACCGACATCGACCGCATCGATGCCGAGCGCGACTATGTGCGGCTCCATGTCGGCCAGCGCAGCTACCTGATGCTGCACACCATCCAGCGGCTCGAAGACCGGCTCGACCCGGCGCGCTTCATCCGCCTCCACCGCTCCACCATCGTCCGGCGCGACCGGATTCAGGGCCTGCGCCATGATGGGCTGGGGGTCTGGTCCGCCGAACTGGCCGACGGCACGATGCTGCGGATCGGACGGACCTATCTGGCCAAGGCCAAGGCCATGGCGGGACGGTAA